A section of the Nitrososphaerota archaeon genome encodes:
- a CDS encoding glycosyltransferase yields MAVNPFTVLVFDIFIISAILLTAYTFNFYYLAILAIRRKDKYQTKKIGTPSITIQLPLYNEKYVAARLVDAVCAMDYPKNKMKIMVLDDSDDETTNLLYDQINNYKRDGYDIVHIRRGTRKGYKAGALKYAMTLTDTEYVAIFDADFIPPEWFLNKAMPYFAKPNIGLVQCRWGHVNENYSAITQAQALSLDFHFLVEQKAKSNSSMYMNFNGTAGIWKRDCIEDAGGWHTATLVEDLDLSYRAQMKGWKCIFIEDIVVDAELPVQMNAAKRQQFRWAKGAIQCAVKLLGDIVIKRHIPIEAKVQAFVQLTRHIGYPLLLIQFLALPILLAANFNLHALKFVPVLTIAAYLAMGPFAYLVVIYNLWGQNWKQKAKVMPFLLIYSAGLSVNNTVAVFDGLFGKKNEFLRTPKYGIIKNTDDWRDKAYNLPFTKTTLLEIFFTVYGIMGILIAIFSKNPIFAPIIAIPTIGIAYVAYQSLSHSRFKRNKSERPRLKAEKMADNYYQIALVGMFAIIAFGAYMAYQGYQTDVYPLDLSRGNLDRIATGGDPQQMLQDLNAIKAQLPKEGNPVWIFPTDTTDFGRIQEDVDSLIESVEAIQNQPKSSVEYSTTMSDLHLRAVQMRLNIMDATPYMYASFSNIVFSSIWIAAILGIFAVLKRKKDQLKAYDMSEDV; encoded by the coding sequence ATGGCAGTAAACCCGTTTACCGTGTTAGTTTTTGATATTTTCATTATTTCGGCAATTTTACTGACTGCATACACGTTCAACTTTTACTATCTTGCGATTTTGGCAATACGAAGAAAGGACAAGTACCAGACAAAAAAAATCGGTACGCCGTCAATTACTATACAACTACCGCTATACAACGAAAAATATGTAGCAGCAAGACTAGTTGATGCAGTCTGCGCAATGGACTATCCGAAGAACAAAATGAAGATAATGGTCCTTGATGATTCTGACGATGAAACTACAAATCTTTTGTATGACCAAATAAACAACTACAAAAGGGATGGCTATGATATTGTCCATATACGACGAGGTACAAGAAAGGGGTACAAGGCAGGGGCACTCAAATACGCAATGACGCTTACCGACACGGAATACGTCGCAATCTTTGATGCGGACTTTATCCCGCCGGAATGGTTCCTAAATAAGGCAATGCCGTACTTTGCCAAACCCAACATTGGATTAGTCCAGTGCAGGTGGGGGCATGTAAATGAGAACTATTCTGCAATAACCCAGGCACAGGCGCTAAGCCTTGACTTTCATTTTCTAGTAGAACAAAAGGCAAAGAGTAACTCTTCAATGTACATGAATTTCAATGGAACTGCGGGAATCTGGAAGAGAGACTGCATTGAGGATGCTGGGGGATGGCACACTGCCACACTGGTAGAAGACCTTGATCTAAGCTATAGGGCGCAGATGAAGGGATGGAAGTGCATATTTATCGAAGACATTGTAGTTGATGCGGAGCTGCCAGTGCAGATGAACGCTGCGAAAAGGCAGCAATTCAGGTGGGCAAAGGGCGCAATCCAGTGTGCTGTAAAACTGCTTGGTGATATTGTCATAAAGCGACACATTCCAATAGAGGCAAAGGTCCAAGCGTTTGTCCAGCTTACCCGCCACATTGGATATCCGTTGTTATTGATACAATTTTTGGCATTACCAATACTTTTGGCCGCAAACTTTAACCTTCATGCGCTCAAATTCGTCCCGGTGTTAACTATTGCGGCATATCTTGCGATGGGGCCGTTTGCATACCTGGTCGTGATTTATAATTTGTGGGGCCAAAACTGGAAGCAAAAGGCAAAGGTCATGCCATTCCTGCTCATCTATTCTGCGGGCTTGTCCGTGAATAACACTGTGGCGGTCTTTGACGGGCTGTTTGGCAAAAAGAACGAGTTTTTGCGCACGCCAAAATATGGTATCATAAAGAACACTGATGACTGGCGCGACAAGGCGTACAATTTACCGTTTACCAAGACAACACTACTTGAGATATTTTTTACAGTATATGGAATAATGGGAATACTGATCGCAATATTTTCCAAAAACCCAATCTTTGCGCCAATAATTGCAATCCCAACAATTGGCATTGCGTATGTAGCATATCAGAGCCTGTCGCATTCCAGATTTAAAAGAAATAAATCTGAGAGGCCAAGATTAAAAGCAGAAAAAATGGCAGACAATTACTACCAGATTGCACTAGTCGGCATGTTTGCAATAATCGCCTTTGGTGCATACATGGCGTACCAGGGATACCAAACCGATGTATATCCACTGGACTTGTCACGCGGTAACCTGGACAGAATTGCAACAGGAGGAGATCCACAGCAAATGCTGCAGGATCTCAACGCAATAAAGGCGCAACTTCCAAAGGAAGGCAACCCCGTCTGGATCTTCCCGACAGACACTACTGACTTTGGACGAATCCAGGAAGACGTTGATTCCCTAATAGAATCAGTAGAGGCAATACAAAACCAACCAAAGAGCTCAGTTGAATACAGCACTACTATGTCTGATCTACACCTAAGAGCAGTACAAATGCGACTAAACATCATGGATGCAACCCCGTACATGTATGCTAGTTTTTCAAACATTGTGTTTAGCTCAATTTGGATTGCTGCAATTCTTGGAATCTTTGCGGTACTCAAAAGAAAGAAAGACCAACTCAAGGCCTACGATATGTCAGAAGACGTCTAG